In Flavobacteriaceae bacterium, the following proteins share a genomic window:
- a CDS encoding CPXCG motif-containing cysteine-rich protein, with amino-acid sequence MVEHFFQCPYCWETISMLLDSSIAKQTYVEDCEVCCNPIQLSPQFEGLILISFEALNIEQ; translated from the coding sequence ATGGTGGAGCACTTTTTTCAATGCCCTTATTGTTGGGAGACGATATCGATGCTATTAGATTCTAGTATTGCCAAGCAAACCTATGTAGAAGATTGCGAAGTGTGTTGTAATCCCATACAGTTAAGCCCTCAGTTTGAGGGTTTAATATTAATTTCTTTTGAAGCTTTAAATATTGAGCAATAA
- a CDS encoding TonB-dependent receptor, whose translation MNTRTLFTALLILVSAFTKAQTLTGTVVSETQEPLPYVNVIVNTQEGNLIKAAITNEQGVFKIQDLFPNTYNIVVSFIGYKTVEKTITITATSLELPLIQMKIDTETLDSITVVAQKPIIKVEPDKTVFNVAATVSSAGNNGIELLRKAPGVRLDNNNNVIVEGKTGVLIYIDGRQSFLQGDDLTAYLQSLQADTIESIEIITQPSARYDAAGSAGIINIILKREKGLGIRGSVSSTVTLGDYLRTNNTISFTSRLKKWNIYGTYSNYLGRSTSFIDLFRIQGNTIFDSQSDSKFDGFSNNIRFGADHYLNKKSTIGGVITTNLNDTESTTNSRTPIIDRTTGIVNSILNAPNSAENSTVNIGVNLNYRYQDTTGTLFSTDVDYGRYTLDRLNDQPNFFLAPSGEILNENITLQNTPINIDIYAAKADYQQNLGKGTFETGVKASQVRTDNTFDFFNIINGENTLNLDRSNEFIYDEKIYAAYAKYNFSTEKWKFQGGLRVETTDADGDLIAETEENNQSISLTYTNLFPSAGLTYAANRNNSFALIYSRRIQRPNYQDLNPFEYQIDELSFRRGNPFLQPQYINNVKLSHTYKYKLTTSFNYSYISDFFAQVTEAIDDTRNFISTRNVADQEVYNISVSYPFKVNNWWSAYANVYGSYNRFITTDEAFIPISQETFGFYAQNTIRLPKDFKLEVSGWFSSPSIWGGTYEIESLGSLNLAIQKSWKQWTAKITLNDALFTIPWNGTTQFGDLFIDGRGGSDSRNVNFYVQYSFGNSDVKKARKRKGSLEDEKGRINRE comes from the coding sequence ATGAATACTCGAACACTTTTTACCGCTTTACTTATACTAGTATCTGCTTTCACGAAAGCGCAAACACTAACAGGAACCGTAGTTTCGGAAACTCAAGAACCTTTACCTTATGTAAATGTGATTGTAAACACACAAGAAGGCAACCTTATAAAAGCCGCTATTACTAATGAACAAGGCGTTTTTAAAATACAAGACCTTTTCCCTAATACATACAATATTGTAGTATCTTTTATAGGATATAAAACTGTTGAAAAAACAATTACGATTACAGCAACATCTCTTGAATTACCCTTAATTCAAATGAAAATAGATACCGAAACACTAGATAGTATTACGGTAGTGGCTCAAAAACCTATTATTAAAGTAGAGCCTGACAAAACCGTCTTTAATGTAGCAGCTACTGTAAGTAGTGCCGGTAACAATGGTATTGAATTATTACGAAAGGCCCCTGGCGTACGTTTGGATAACAATAATAATGTTATTGTCGAAGGAAAAACAGGCGTATTAATATATATAGATGGACGTCAAAGCTTTTTACAAGGAGATGACCTTACAGCCTATTTGCAATCGTTACAAGCTGATACTATTGAAAGTATAGAGATTATTACACAACCTTCCGCTAGATACGATGCCGCTGGAAGTGCAGGAATAATCAATATTATTTTGAAAAGAGAGAAAGGATTAGGTATTAGAGGTAGTGTGTCTAGTACTGTGACTTTGGGAGATTATCTGAGAACTAATAATACGATTTCATTCACTAGCCGACTTAAAAAATGGAATATATATGGAACATATTCCAACTATTTGGGACGTTCTACCAGTTTTATTGACCTCTTCCGAATTCAAGGAAATACTATTTTTGATTCTCAATCAGATTCAAAATTCGATGGATTCTCTAATAATATTCGTTTTGGTGCAGATCATTATCTAAATAAGAAAAGTACGATTGGAGGAGTGATTACTACCAACCTCAATGATACGGAGAGTACTACCAATAGTCGAACTCCAATTATTGATCGTACTACAGGAATTGTAAATAGCATTTTAAATGCTCCGAATAGTGCTGAGAATAGTACAGTAAATATAGGAGTGAACCTCAACTATCGTTATCAAGATACCACAGGAACCCTATTTAGTACCGATGTAGATTACGGACGTTATACCCTTGATCGACTCAATGATCAACCTAACTTTTTTCTAGCTCCTTCAGGAGAGATACTTAATGAGAATATCACATTACAGAATACGCCTATTAATATTGATATTTATGCTGCTAAAGCCGATTATCAACAAAACCTTGGAAAAGGGACTTTTGAAACAGGAGTAAAAGCTTCCCAAGTACGTACAGATAATACTTTTGACTTCTTTAATATCATCAATGGAGAAAATACCTTAAACCTTGATCGAAGCAATGAGTTTATTTATGATGAAAAGATTTATGCAGCTTACGCGAAATACAACTTCAGCACTGAGAAATGGAAGTTCCAAGGTGGATTACGTGTTGAAACTACCGATGCTGATGGCGATCTAATTGCAGAAACAGAAGAAAATAATCAATCGATAAGTCTAACTTATACAAATCTATTTCCTTCGGCAGGATTGACCTATGCCGCTAATAGAAATAATTCCTTTGCATTAATCTATAGCCGAAGAATTCAACGTCCTAACTATCAGGATTTAAACCCATTTGAATATCAGATTGACGAATTGAGTTTTAGACGTGGAAATCCCTTTTTACAGCCTCAATATATCAATAATGTAAAGTTATCTCATACATATAAATATAAGCTGACCACAAGTTTTAATTATTCTTATATCAGTGACTTCTTTGCTCAGGTTACAGAAGCTATTGACGATACAAGAAACTTTATAAGTACACGTAATGTTGCTGATCAAGAAGTGTATAATATTAGTGTGTCTTATCCTTTTAAAGTTAATAATTGGTGGAGTGCCTATGCTAATGTATATGGATCATATAATAGATTCATCACAACGGATGAGGCATTTATTCCGATTTCACAAGAGACCTTTGGATTTTATGCACAGAATACTATTCGATTACCTAAAGATTTCAAGTTGGAGGTCAGTGGATGGTTTAGTAGTCCATCGATATGGGGAGGCACTTATGAAATAGAGAGTTTAGGTTCGCTGAATCTAGCCATTCAAAAGAGTTGGAAACAATGGACAGCAAAGATTACCTTAAATGATGCGCTTTTCACGATTCCTTGGAATGGTACGACACAGTTTGGTGATTTATTTATTGATGGTCGTGGGGGAAGCGATAGCCGTAATGTGAATTTTTACGTACAATATAGTTTTGGAAACTCGGATGTAAAGAAAGCCCGTAAGCGCAAAGGAAGTTTAGAAGACGAGAAAGGAAGAATAAATAGAGAATAA
- a CDS encoding Two component regulator three Y domain protein, translating into MKTFKLTLVLCLVSAFAFCNVTPKEKNALIAIYNSTQGENWTNSWDLNTPISNWYGVVLQDEKVVGLNLMFNNLKGQLPSELGDLTNLQELNLFRNNISGTLPASIGNLNQLKTLNIAFNSLGGKLPKTIGNLNELITLQLFMNKIEGDLPKSIQGLKNLETLELFSNNLQGRIPSEIGALTSLKTISLSSNNFSGKIPNSIENLKELKQLSLFDNKLFGVVPSSLGKLAKLEELMLSDNLLYGNIPSELANLVSLKVLMLNNNDLKGDFAALSTALPNIVQFEFVNLNEARNTRLVGTD; encoded by the coding sequence ATGAAAACCTTTAAATTAACCTTAGTGTTATGCCTTGTTTCTGCATTTGCATTTTGTAATGTAACTCCAAAAGAAAAAAATGCTTTAATAGCAATATACAATTCTACACAAGGCGAGAATTGGACGAACTCTTGGGATTTAAACACGCCGATATCCAATTGGTATGGTGTAGTACTACAAGATGAAAAAGTAGTAGGTTTAAATTTAATGTTCAATAATTTAAAGGGACAATTGCCAAGTGAACTAGGTGATTTAACTAATCTACAAGAATTAAATTTATTTAGAAATAATATATCAGGAACACTTCCTGCTTCAATAGGTAATTTAAATCAATTAAAAACTTTAAATATAGCATTTAATAGCTTAGGAGGTAAGCTTCCAAAAACTATTGGCAATTTAAATGAATTGATAACACTTCAATTATTTATGAATAAAATTGAAGGGGATTTACCAAAATCGATACAAGGTTTAAAAAACTTAGAAACACTAGAGTTATTTAGTAACAATTTACAAGGAAGGATACCTTCAGAAATTGGAGCACTAACTAGTTTAAAAACAATATCATTAAGTAGTAATAATTTTTCAGGAAAAATTCCTAATTCAATAGAAAATTTAAAAGAATTAAAACAATTAAGTTTATTTGATAATAAATTATTTGGAGTAGTCCCATCTAGTTTAGGCAAGCTTGCGAAGCTTGAAGAACTAATGTTGTCAGATAATCTCCTTTATGGGAACATCCCATCAGAATTAGCAAATCTTGTTAGTTTAAAAGTGTTAATGTTAAATAATAATGATTTGAAAGGAGATTTTGCAGCTCTGTCAACAGCGTTGCCAAATATTGTTCAATTTGAATTTGTGAATTTAAATGAAGCTAGAAATACAAGATTGGTAGGAACCGATTAA
- a CDS encoding TolC family protein produces the protein MNIRNPLTILMFVIVTSIQAQEVLTKEKAIELALENNYGVKIAKNNVEIADNNKGVLNTGYLPSVTTTAGATFNRDNTEAEFLNGDVTTLNGAKSSRYNARVSVNYTLFDGLGRFYDYKRLKEEYQLSELDARETIENTIFQLFTIYYNVAQLSENVKALQQTLNITKDRLKRAEYQFEFGQNTKLAVLNAQVDINNDSINLISQDQLYKNTKRDLNVVLGDAMRVDFNVDTDINFLIQLNREELLKKMKANNVSLLQIEKNITINNYTLKSGKSAFLPTIGLTGSYGWNENNNNEASFLTTSTNFGLSGGINLTWNLFDGGRAVNILKNAKITLQNQELQKQDLIINIERDFNNAWDDYQNKLTIFQVQEDNIITSKNNFDRTEEKFKLGQSTSIEFRQAQLNLLNAELSKNQAKFQAKIAELLVLQLSGELLNVKF, from the coding sequence ATGAACATTAGAAATCCCCTAACGATATTGATGTTCGTTATTGTAACATCAATTCAAGCTCAAGAAGTTCTTACAAAAGAAAAAGCAATTGAATTAGCTTTAGAAAATAATTATGGAGTAAAAATTGCAAAAAACAATGTTGAGATTGCAGATAATAACAAAGGTGTTCTAAATACAGGATATTTGCCATCAGTAACGACTACGGCTGGTGCTACATTTAATAGAGACAATACCGAAGCTGAATTTTTGAATGGAGATGTAACAACGTTAAACGGAGCTAAAAGCTCACGTTATAATGCACGGGTTAGTGTAAATTATACTTTATTTGATGGATTAGGACGTTTTTATGATTATAAGCGTTTAAAAGAAGAATATCAATTATCCGAACTAGATGCTAGAGAAACCATTGAGAATACAATATTTCAATTGTTTACAATTTATTATAATGTCGCACAATTGTCTGAAAATGTTAAAGCACTTCAACAAACACTTAATATTACTAAAGATAGACTAAAGCGAGCAGAGTATCAATTTGAATTTGGTCAGAACACTAAACTTGCGGTGCTTAATGCGCAGGTAGATATTAATAATGACAGTATTAATTTAATTAGTCAAGATCAATTATATAAAAATACAAAACGTGATTTAAACGTTGTTTTGGGTGATGCAATGCGTGTAGATTTTAATGTAGATACAGATATTAATTTTCTAATTCAGTTAAACAGAGAAGAGTTGCTTAAAAAAATGAAAGCTAATAATGTATCTTTATTACAAATAGAGAAAAATATTACCATAAATAATTACACTTTAAAGTCTGGGAAATCAGCATTTTTACCTACAATTGGACTAACAGGATCATATGGGTGGAATGAAAATAATAATAACGAAGCATCATTTTTAACAACATCTACTAACTTTGGTTTATCTGGAGGTATTAACCTTACTTGGAATCTTTTTGATGGTGGTAGGGCAGTAAATATTCTTAAGAACGCAAAAATAACGCTTCAAAATCAAGAACTTCAAAAACAAGATTTAATTATTAATATCGAACGTGATTTTAATAATGCTTGGGATGATTATCAAAATAAGTTAACAATTTTTCAAGTTCAAGAAGATAATATTATAACTTCAAAAAATAACTTTGATCGTACAGAAGAGAAATTTAAGCTAGGTCAATCTACATCTATTGAGTTTAGACAAGCACAACTTAATTTACTAAATGCAGAATTAAGTAAAAATCAAGCAAAATTTCAAGCGAAAATAGCAGAGTTATTAGTACTTCAGCTTAGTGGTGAGCTATTAAATGTAAAATTTTAG
- a CDS encoding efflux RND transporter permease subunit: MRKVIAYFIKHHVAVNVVLLAFLAFGFIGLTSLKSSFFPLVRTDTITINVTYPGASPQEVEEGIILKIEDNLKGLRGIDRVTSTSRENSGTITIEVPKGEDINFVLLEVKNAVDRVPSFPTGMEPLVVAKREAVRPTISFAVSGDNISLKSLKQIGRQIENDLRGIEGISQIVISGYPAEEIEIAVNETSLLAYNLTFNEVSQAVASSNILVTGGNIKTDAEEYLIRANNRSYYGDELSNIIVRASSDGKTVRLKDVAVLRDRFSESPNASYFNEDLTVNVTVTSTNSEDLLSSATKVKDYIEDFNLKNTNVKLDVVNDQSIALRQRTNLLIKNAWQGVLLVLIFLSLFLNTRLAFWVALGIPVAFLGMFIFASDFGVTVNILSLFGMIIVIGILVDDGIVIAENIYQHYEMGKSPVDAALDGIMEVIPPVVSAIITTLLAFSIFLFLDSRIGEFFGEVSVVVMLTLAVSLIEALIILPAHLAHSKALKRNKEENPKSKIKQFFAKMRVINVIGDRIMVFLRDRLYMPVFRFALKYKMLTVGGFLAALILTYGATGAGIIGVTLFPTTASDTVNVELDMPNGTNVKTTDSIISLIEEKAYIVNDELTEKYLNGTGKVLFMNTIRNINSASSARLTINMLPGEERPDAVTSSIVSSRLRELVGPVIGVERLIFGSGRGFGGKPVSVSLLSNNIEELKAAKQELKTVLNSNPLLKDVEDNDPVGIKEIRLKLKESAYLLGLDLRTVMGQVRSAFFGIQAQRFQRGQDEIRVWVRYDKENRSSINDLDEMRVITPSGQRVTLKDIANYSIERGDVAINHLEGRREIQVSADLKDPTGSATDILADIKANIIPNIQSKYASITPSYEGQNREFGKLLSSLKKVGAIVFILIYLTIAFTFRSYSQPLILILLVPFSLTAVAWGHWFFNFRLNVISLLGIIALIGIMVNDGLVLIGKFNTNLKKGMKFDDALLIAGKSRFRAIFLTSLTTIAGLAPLLLEKSRQAQFLKPMAVSISFGIAYATLLTLIILPIFLSFSNRIKTNVKWLATGNKITKEEVERAIKEKNQEDEELLLSSNLNTSTLAIDNTGNEFEIKEKNQEDEH, translated from the coding sequence ATGAGAAAAGTTATTGCTTATTTTATCAAGCATCATGTTGCTGTTAATGTAGTTCTTTTAGCATTTTTAGCTTTTGGATTTATAGGGTTAACATCATTAAAATCTTCATTTTTTCCATTAGTAAGAACAGATACCATTACGATTAATGTAACATATCCTGGAGCATCTCCTCAAGAAGTAGAAGAAGGTATTATTCTTAAGATTGAAGATAATCTAAAAGGACTTCGAGGTATAGATAGAGTGACATCAACTTCTAGAGAAAATAGTGGTACAATTACGATTGAAGTACCAAAAGGAGAAGATATTAATTTTGTGCTCCTTGAAGTAAAAAATGCCGTAGATCGTGTACCGTCTTTCCCAACGGGGATGGAGCCTTTAGTTGTTGCAAAACGAGAGGCAGTTCGACCAACAATTTCCTTTGCTGTTAGTGGTGATAACATTTCTTTAAAATCATTAAAACAAATCGGTAGACAAATTGAAAATGATTTAAGAGGAATCGAAGGAATCTCTCAAATTGTAATTTCGGGTTACCCAGCCGAAGAAATTGAAATTGCAGTTAACGAAACAAGTTTATTAGCTTATAACTTAACATTTAATGAAGTATCTCAAGCTGTTGCGTCATCCAATATTTTGGTTACAGGCGGTAATATTAAAACTGATGCTGAAGAATATTTAATAAGGGCAAATAATAGATCGTATTATGGAGATGAACTCTCTAACATTATTGTAAGGGCCAGTTCAGATGGTAAAACTGTACGATTAAAAGATGTTGCTGTTTTAAGAGATCGATTTTCAGAATCACCTAATGCTTCTTATTTTAATGAAGATTTAACGGTAAATGTAACCGTTACAAGTACTAATAGTGAAGACCTATTGTCATCTGCAACTAAGGTTAAAGATTACATTGAAGATTTTAATTTAAAAAACACCAATGTTAAATTAGATGTTGTAAATGATCAATCTATAGCGCTTAGACAAAGAACAAATTTATTAATAAAAAATGCATGGCAAGGTGTGCTTTTGGTACTGATATTTCTCTCATTATTTTTAAATACTCGGTTGGCATTTTGGGTAGCCTTGGGAATTCCAGTTGCATTTTTAGGAATGTTCATTTTTGCTAGTGATTTTGGAGTTACAGTAAATATATTGTCTTTGTTTGGGATGATTATAGTAATAGGGATTCTGGTAGATGATGGTATTGTTATTGCCGAAAATATATATCAACATTACGAAATGGGAAAATCACCAGTTGATGCTGCTTTAGATGGTATTATGGAGGTGATTCCACCAGTAGTATCGGCTATCATTACTACGCTATTAGCGTTTTCAATTTTCTTGTTTTTAGATAGTAGGATTGGTGAGTTTTTTGGAGAAGTATCTGTAGTAGTAATGTTAACTCTAGCGGTATCTTTAATTGAAGCATTAATTATTTTACCAGCGCATTTAGCGCATTCTAAAGCTTTAAAAAGAAATAAAGAAGAGAATCCAAAATCTAAAATTAAGCAGTTTTTTGCTAAAATGAGAGTGATTAATGTAATAGGAGATCGTATTATGGTTTTTCTAAGAGATCGACTGTATATGCCAGTATTTCGTTTTGCATTAAAATATAAAATGCTAACTGTAGGTGGCTTTTTAGCTGCATTAATTTTAACTTATGGTGCTACAGGGGCTGGTATTATTGGAGTAACTTTATTTCCAACCACAGCAAGTGATACAGTTAATGTTGAATTAGACATGCCTAATGGAACTAATGTAAAAACTACAGATTCCATTATTTCATTAATAGAAGAAAAAGCATACATAGTTAATGACGAATTAACAGAAAAGTATTTAAATGGAACAGGAAAAGTTCTGTTTATGAATACGATTAGAAATATAAATAGCGCTTCGAGTGCCAGATTAACTATTAATATGCTTCCTGGTGAGGAAAGACCAGACGCAGTTACATCTTCTATTGTTTCTAGTAGATTACGAGAATTAGTAGGACCAGTGATTGGTGTAGAGCGATTAATTTTTGGATCGGGAAGAGGTTTTGGTGGTAAACCAGTGTCAGTATCTTTATTAAGTAATAATATAGAAGAACTTAAAGCTGCAAAGCAAGAACTTAAAACTGTATTAAATTCAAACCCTTTATTAAAAGATGTAGAGGATAATGACCCGGTAGGGATTAAAGAAATAAGATTAAAACTTAAAGAAAGTGCTTATTTATTAGGCTTAGACTTACGTACTGTAATGGGGCAAGTACGCTCTGCATTTTTTGGGATTCAAGCACAGCGTTTTCAAAGAGGACAGGATGAAATTCGTGTTTGGGTACGTTACGATAAAGAAAACAGATCTTCAATTAATGATCTTGATGAAATGCGTGTTATTACCCCTTCTGGACAGCGAGTAACTTTAAAAGATATTGCAAACTATTCTATAGAGAGAGGAGATGTAGCGATTAATCATTTAGAAGGACGTAGAGAAATACAAGTCTCAGCAGATTTAAAAGATCCAACAGGAAGTGCTACAGATATACTAGCAGATATTAAAGCGAATATAATACCAAATATTCAATCAAAATATGCATCTATTACACCTTCTTATGAAGGACAAAATAGAGAATTTGGAAAACTATTAAGCTCCCTTAAAAAAGTTGGAGCTATTGTGTTTATATTAATTTATTTAACTATTGCATTTACATTTAGAAGTTATAGTCAACCATTGATATTGATTCTTTTAGTACCATTCAGTTTAACAGCAGTAGCTTGGGGGCATTGGTTTTTTAACTTCAGGTTAAATGTTATTTCTTTATTAGGTATAATTGCTTTAATAGGGATTATGGTAAATGATGGACTTGTACTTATTGGTAAGTTTAATACCAATTTAAAGAAAGGGATGAAATTTGATGATGCATTATTAATTGCAGGGAAATCTAGATTTCGAGCTATTTTCTTAACTTCTTTAACAACAATAGCAGGATTAGCCCCTTTATTATTAGAAAAAAGTAGGCAGGCACAATTTTTAAAACCTATGGCTGTTTCAATATCGTTTGGTATTGCTTACGCAACATTACTAACTTTAATAATATTACCAATCTTCTTGTCTTTTAGTAATAGAATAAAAACAAATGTAAAATGGTTGGCAACAGGTAACAAAATTACTAAAGAAGAAGTAGAGCGCGCTATAAAAGAGAAAAACCAAGAAGATGAAGAATTACTTTTAAGTAGTAATTTAAATACTTCAACTTTAGCCATAGATAATACTGGCAATGAATTTGAGATTAAAGAAAAGAATCAAGAAGATGAACATTAG
- a CDS encoding DNA-binding response regulator — protein MKKVVIVDDEKSGRALIKEYLENHKELILVGEANNGVDAIKIINEFKPDLVFMDIQMPGLTGFDVLEHLKELPTIIFSTAYDKYALQAFEVHAVDYLLKPYTRERFDKAISKLKENSPQHIVPLADQHIMSKTEYPDRMIVEKGAKYVTLATEEIYHIEAYGDYSKIYDQKETYISNRGISQLEKKLNPKQFLRIHRSSIVSLPAVREVSKYGKSYLLVLKNDAKVKVSRGYANKIKELIL, from the coding sequence ATGAAAAAAGTAGTCATAGTAGATGATGAAAAATCTGGGCGTGCACTTATCAAAGAATATTTAGAAAATCATAAAGAGTTGATTCTTGTAGGAGAAGCCAATAATGGTGTAGATGCCATTAAAATCATTAATGAATTCAAACCCGATTTGGTTTTTATGGATATCCAAATGCCAGGTTTGACAGGCTTTGATGTGTTAGAACACTTGAAAGAATTACCCACTATTATTTTTAGTACAGCATATGATAAATATGCATTACAAGCTTTTGAAGTACATGCCGTAGATTATTTGTTAAAACCTTATACGAGAGAACGTTTTGACAAAGCAATTTCCAAGCTTAAAGAAAATTCCCCACAACATATTGTTCCACTAGCCGACCAACATATCATGTCAAAAACAGAATATCCTGATCGTATGATTGTAGAAAAGGGTGCTAAATATGTAACACTCGCTACCGAAGAAATTTATCATATAGAGGCCTATGGTGATTACTCTAAAATCTATGATCAAAAGGAAACCTATATCAGTAATCGAGGGATCAGTCAATTGGAAAAAAAACTAAACCCTAAACAGTTCTTACGTATTCATCGTAGTAGTATAGTAAGTTTACCAGCGGTTAGAGAAGTATCTAAGTATGGCAAAAGTTATTTGTTGGTACTTAAAAACGATGCAAAAGTAAAAGTGAGTCGCGGATATGCCAATAAGATCAAGGAGTTGATTTTATAA
- a CDS encoding sensor histidine kinase, translating to MKKSLFRIHIYEVLAVVVVYLALSFFYHITLYYNRGGQNDPTDTIWSLNDWYFTKGLQYTLMFVATAIVWFVIFKICRAWPLKYRLLLHFLGLPFFVLFAKTLFYKTCDLLGYGHLDGNPEIWDVYIPALFYLIQFAVFHAYEHYIVNQRRLQYEIELKNAALKSELSAIKAQLNPHFLYNVFNTINASIPKEMEETREMIAELSDLFRYQLKASREDQVTLKEELEFVNKYLKLEQKRFEDRLSINISVPDDLLSRKIPPMILQPLVENSVKHGISPLVKGGHIDIIIQEKDDKLIFEINDTGIGVEDKEAIFNLGVGLSNTQKRLQKMYQSTLQITDNFPSGLKVQFEL from the coding sequence ATGAAAAAAAGCCTTTTCCGCATACATATTTATGAAGTTCTAGCCGTCGTAGTTGTTTATCTTGCACTTTCCTTTTTTTATCATATTACTTTATACTACAATAGAGGAGGGCAAAATGATCCTACAGATACGATATGGAGTTTAAATGATTGGTACTTTACAAAAGGTCTACAGTATACGTTAATGTTTGTAGCTACCGCTATTGTTTGGTTTGTCATTTTTAAAATATGTCGTGCTTGGCCTTTAAAGTATCGATTACTCCTCCACTTCTTAGGACTTCCGTTTTTTGTTTTATTTGCAAAAACTCTATTCTATAAAACTTGTGATCTCTTAGGCTACGGGCATTTAGATGGAAATCCAGAAATATGGGATGTCTACATCCCTGCGTTGTTTTACTTAATTCAGTTTGCCGTATTCCATGCCTATGAGCATTATATTGTCAATCAACGACGACTACAATATGAAATAGAGCTTAAAAATGCAGCGCTTAAAAGTGAATTAAGTGCGATTAAAGCACAATTGAATCCACATTTTTTATACAATGTCTTTAATACCATTAATGCAAGTATTCCCAAAGAAATGGAAGAAACACGAGAGATGATTGCTGAACTTTCAGATCTTTTTAGATACCAATTGAAGGCCAGTCGTGAAGATCAGGTGACTTTAAAAGAAGAATTAGAGTTTGTTAATAAGTATTTAAAATTAGAGCAAAAACGTTTTGAAGATCGACTCTCTATCAATATTTCAGTGCCTGATGATTTGCTTTCGCGGAAAATACCTCCTATGATTTTACAGCCATTGGTTGAAAATTCTGTAAAACATGGCATTTCTCCACTCGTAAAAGGCGGTCATATAGATATTATCATTCAAGAAAAAGACGATAAATTAATATTCGAAATCAATGACACAGGAATTGGTGTAGAAGATAAAGAAGCTATTTTTAATTTAGGCGTTGGTTTAAGTAATACCCAAAAACGTTTACAGAAAATGTATCAATCTACATTACAAATAACCGATAATTTCCCTAGCGGACTCAAAGTACAATTCGAGCTATAA